TAAATGTCAAGCAAACTACACAAAGTTAACAACTTTAAAGACTGAaaaaatcaaacacaatacttgatagaaaagagagaaaaatgtaTTGGCATCATAATTAGGAACTCATTTACATTATCTGTAAATTCATTCCCATATACATGTCAAGCAACTATCTGCACAAAGTTGTGAATATTTCAAACAAGTTACCAAATAGCAAATTAAACTCATTATTTAACAACCATATTAATATCTAAACACATTTCAGAGTGCCCCTTCTAAATCTATCAGCCATTGTCAACAATGGAAAAGTTTTCGACctaacataattattaattaaaaatacaccTTTTTCTCCATCATCAGCTTCCCATTGACCTCAGCTCCTCCAATTGTGCCTTTATTTGATCCTGTACCAAAGCTAATCTCTTGGAATAAACCTCCAACTCTAGTATTTGTTGCTTCCTCCACTTCTCATCCGCCATTATTTCTGCGCCCAAAGGCCCTCCACCGAAACCCAATGGGATTGGACTCAGTGCCAATCCCAACCCGAACCCTTTCGATCCACCATTCAAATGTGACACATTGTTCAGTAATTCTTTGAATACAGGAGACAGACAACTCTTCACTGTTTCCTCAATCAAACTCGGTATAGGGGTAGCCATGACAGTCTGAGGCGTAGCCGCGGTGGTGTTGGCTATAGGTGTGGCTACATTAGCACTAGGGGGTGGCTGATAGTGCTGCTGAATTAATCCTTGCTTTTCTTCCACTTTCACCGGTGCACCAGCCCTCGATCTTTTCCTTGATCGAGGTGTTTTCATGTCGACAGAATTGGAGTTCAGATTAGGGCTATGGTCAATGAAATTGGGAATttggttagggttagggtttgcATAATCGTCTTCGTATCCGCCGTCGTCCACGACGGCCGTGGGCCCCACAGGCCCACCGCGGATAGCGGAGCCGCAGTTGCTCCAGATCTTGCTAGAGATCTCGAAGGTAGCCTGATCGTGAGCGCTTTTGAAGACGTACTCCTTCCCACCCCCGATCTTGCTCACGACGTTACGGTACTTCTTCTTCAACCGCCGCAGCTTCTCGACGAGCTGGTTCTTGTTGAATTCCAGCTGCAGCTTGCTCTTGATCTGGTCGTAAAACGCCGTCGTATCGTGGTGGTGCGAGGAATTGGTGGCCCCACGCTGCGCCGTGTACTCCAGGAACCCTTGCAGCAATTCGATCTCGTCCTCGTCCGTCCACAGCCGCTGAAACAGCTTCCGCGAATCGTCGAACGCCGCGGATGGCTTCTTGTCCTCCACCACGGCCACCGTGGTCGTCGCCGCGGCGACAGTAATGTTGTCCAGATGCCGCTTCGAATTCAGCTGGATCGGATCGGCGCGTACGCTGGCCACAGCGATGGTGACGTCAGCGGAGGAAGGCATAACCGCCGCCGGCGGCGGAGGAGCGGGGCGGAGAGGATCGGGAGCGGCGAGATTGGAGGAGGAAGTGGAATCATCCTCCACGTCCTCCTCGTCGTCGTCTTCTTCGTCGAGAACGGTGGGCGGACGGTCCAGGCTCTCCTCGTCGTCGTCGGCCTCGAGGTCTTCGTCGTTGTAGACGGTGTGGTGCTGGTCAGAAGCCATGGGAGTGGTTGGTTGGGGCTAACCAaatcaaagaaagaaaaggGTATGATTGAAGGAGGGTTAGAGGGATATGTTTGTTAAGTGAGGGGTTGTTGGTTTCGTGTCAGACCATGGTTGGGTTGAACGGTTCGTGGAGTGGAATCATGTGAGTGGGTTGTCCTGCACGCGTCTCTGCTGCGCTGCTGCGTCTTCATATGTAACTCTCGCGCACGTCTCACGCCAATTTACACACCTTTCATACCATCCTTGGATCCGTTTTACGAGTTATAGCCCTCTATTTTACGTTACAATAAGGGAACATACACACTTTTTCTTCCTCATTATATGTTTATACTTTTTTTATCctgaattattcatgtattcACATTATcctcctcaattattttaaaagtgattgaaattcaaatattgTGTTCAGAATCGTAATCAAAACCTTTCGATTTAATTGTTACACACCTTAGTTATCCCTACATATAGATGTAGTAATTTGTtagaaaaagaataaataaactATTTATTTTAAGGGAAAAATGTTCGCTAAACATATCAAGAAgactacttttaaaataattaaagagaataatgtaaatatatgaataattcTGGGAAAATTATGTTATAAGCATAAAATTCAAGGGAGAAAAGTGTTATTTTATTGtgttgaataaataaaattttccacTCTTATTACTTACTTTACTCCGTAATTTGTAATATCAGTACTTTACCAATGATTCCATGAATGTACAAAAAGATTATATTGATTAAATAATAAGTTACGATAAAAAGATATTTAGATGTATTAATaacatagttatatatatatatatatatatatatatatatatatatatatatatatatatatatatatatatatatatatctatatatatatatatatatatatatatatctatatatatatatatatatatatatatatctatatatatatatatatatatatatatatctatatatatatatatatatatatatatatctatatatatatatatatatatatatatatctatatatatatatatatatatatatatatctatatatatatatatatatatatatatatctatatatatatatatatatatatatatatctatatatatatatatatatatatatatatctatatatatatatatatatatatatatatctatatatatatatatatatatatatatatctatatatatatatatatatatatatatatctatatatatatatatatatatatatatatctatatatatatatatatatatatatatatctatatatatatatatatatatatatatatctatatatatatatatatatatatatatatctatatatatatatatatatatatatatatctatatatatatatatatatatatatatatctatatatatatatatatatatatatatatctatatatatatatatatatatatatatatctatatatatatatatatatatatatatatctatatatatatatatatatatatatatatctatatatatatatatatatatatatatatctatatatatatatatatatatatatatatctatatatatatatatatatatatatatatctatatatatatatatatatatatatatatctatatatatatatatatatatatatatatctatatatatatatatatatatatatatatctatatatatatatatatatatatatatatctatatatatatatatatatatatatatatctatatatatatatatatatatatatatatctatatatatatatatatatatatatatatctatatatatatatatatatatatatatatctatatatatatatatatatatatatatatctatatatatatatatatatatatatatatctatatatatatatatatatatatatatatctatatatatatatatatatatatatatatctatatatatatatatatatatatatatatctatatatatatatatatatatatatatatctatatatatatatatatatatatatatatctatatatatatatatatatatatatatatctatatatatatatatatatatatatatatctatatatatatatatatatatatatatatctatatatatatatatatatatatatatatctatatatatatatatatatatatatatatctatatatatatatatatatatatatatatctatatatatatatatatatatatatatatctatatatatatatatatatatatatatatctatatatatatatatatatatatatatatctatatatatatatatatatatatatatatctatatatatatatatatatatatatatatctatatatatatatatatatatatatatatctatatatatatatatatatatatatatatctatatatatatatatatatatatatatatctatatatatatatatatatatatatatatctatatatatatatatatatatatatatatctatatatatatatatatatatatatatatctatatatatatatatatatatatatatatctatatatatatatatatatatatatatatctatatatatatatatatatatatatatatctatatatatatatatatatatatatatatctatatatatatatatatatatatatatatctatatatatatatatatatatatatatatctatatatatatatatatatatatatatatctatatatatatatatatatatatatatatctatatatatatatatatatatatatatatctatatatatatatatatatatatatatatctatatatatatatatatatatatatatatctatatatatatatatatatatatatatatctatatatatatatatatatatatatatatctatatatatatatatatatatatatatatctatatatatatatatatatatatatatatctatatatatatatatatatatatatatatctatatatatatatatatatatatatatatctatatatatatatatatatatatatatatctatatatatatatatatatatatatatatctatatatatatatatatatatatatatatctatatatatatatatatatatatatatatctatatatatatatatatatatatatatatctatatatatatatatatatatatatatatctatatatatatatatatatatatatatatctatatatatatatatatatatatatatatctatatatatatatatatatatatatatatctatatatatatatatatatatatatatatctatatatatatatatatatatatatatatctatatatatatatatatatatatatatatctatatatatatatatatatatatatatatctatatatatatatatatatatatatatatctatatatatatatatatatatatatatatctatatatatatatatatatatatatatatctatatatatatatatatatatatatatatctatatatatatatatatatatatatatatctatatatatatatatatatatatatatatctatatatatatatatatatatata
This region of Ipomoea triloba cultivar NCNSP0323 chromosome 15, ASM357664v1 genomic DNA includes:
- the LOC116006448 gene encoding probable transcription factor At3g04930 is translated as MASDQHHTVYNDEDLEADDDEESLDRPPTVLDEEDDDEEDVEDDSTSSSNLAAPDPLRPAPPPPAAVMPSSADVTIAVASVRADPIQLNSKRHLDNITVAAATTTVAVVEDKKPSAAFDDSRKLFQRLWTDEDEIELLQGFLEYTAQRGATNSSHHHDTTAFYDQIKSKLQLEFNKNQLVEKLRRLKKKYRNVVSKIGGGKEYVFKSAHDQATFEISSKIWSNCGSAIRGGPVGPTAVVDDGGYEDDYANPNPNQIPNFIDHSPNLNSNSVDMKTPRSRKRSRAGAPVKVEEKQGLIQQHYQPPPSANVATPIANTTAATPQTVMATPIPSLIEETVKSCLSPVFKELLNNVSHLNGGSKGFGLGLALSPIPLGFGGGPLGAEIMADEKWRKQQILELEVYSKRLALVQDQIKAQLEELRSMGS